From the genome of Euryarchaeota archaeon:
CGCCGAAACGAGTGGGTTGCTCTTTCCGGAAAGGACCGCGTCCACGGCTTCCGCGTACTCTATCGTCGCGGCGTCCCTCGAGGAGGACACGTGGCTTTCGAACGCGACCCGGTCAAAACCTGGTGGTGTCCGGACGTCGATCAACATCTCGACGCCTGCGTCGAGCCCGTCCCTTGCCGTGCGAAACTCTTTGAGCGTCGGCGTCACGTCGTTGAACCCGGCCCTCGCGCCGTTCTTAGGGTACTTCGACAGGATCGCCTCCCAGAAAGCCACGGCCTGCTCCGCGGGGCTTCGCTCGCCAAGTCCCGTGTGCGCCTCCGCTTGCCGCAACCGGTAGCGGATCTTCGTTGAGCCCTTGTACCCGATGGTGATGCCGGAGACCCCGGACGGCTCGCCGATGATGATCGCTGTCGGCGCGTACCTCGGGGCGGCGAAATGCGCTCCCCGACTGTCGCCCTCCTCGCCGACGGCGCCGATCACTATCACTTTGAGCCGGGCGTCGTCGACGAACCGGGAGGCCGCGACCGTGAAGGCGGCCAATGGGCCCTTGGCGTCGACGCTTCCACGCCCCCAAAGATGCCTTCCTTCGACCCTCACGGGGATTCTACCCGGGTAGGTATCGATGTGACCCAGAAGAAGCAGCGTGGTCTTGCCTGTGCCGGCGGTCCCAACCACGTTGCCGATGCCGTCGATACTCGCATCAAGCCCGAGGTCGAGCATCTGTTCCTCTAGGAAACCACAAGCTTCCTTCTCGCCTCCCGCGGGACTCTCGATGTCCACGAGTCCCTTGAGAAGGGCCAAAGAGCGCCCCGAGGAAGTCGCCTGCGCGGTCGAGCCATCCTCCTTCACTGTCCTTCAACTCCCGGTGGAAAGGACCCTGTCGATGCGGGACAGGGCGAAGTCGATCTGGTCTTGTTCCACAACGAGTGGAGGAAGCAGGCGGATCGTGGTCGCTCCAGCAGGAAGACAGATGACGCCCTCGTCTATCAGCGCCGTCAGCACCGGTCCGGCCCTTTCCCTTAGTTCGAGCGCGCACATGAGGCCGAGGCCCCGCGTCTCCCGGATCTTCGGGCTTTTCAAGGACCGTAGCCCCGAGAGAAGCGCGTCGCCCATCTTCGCGGCCCTTGCCGGCAGGTCGTTTTCCACGATGTAATCGAGCGTTGCGTTCGCGGCGGCGCAGACGAGCGGTGATCCGCCGAACGTGTTCCCGTGGGCCGCGACGGGGAGTGTTGCGACCTCGGGCCGCATCAACGTGGCGCCCGCTGGAAGCCCTCCAGCGATCGATTTCGCGACGCAGACGATGTCGGGTTCGCCCCCGAAGTGGTCGAGCGCCCACATCCGCCCCGTCCGGCCAAGGCCAGATTGGATCTCGTCGATGATGAGGAGGGCGCCGACGGCGCTCGTTATCCGCCGGGCGGCGCGGAGGTAATCGGGGGGGACGATTCTAACGCCGCCTTCCCCCTGGACGACTTCGATGATGAAGGCGGCCGTCTCGGACGTGACCGCTTTTTCCAGCTCGCCGTTGCTTCCGTGCGTAACGAAGGAGAACCCCGGGACAAGCGGTCCGAACGGTTCACGGTACTCGGGCTTGTAGGTGGCCGAGAGGGCCCCGAAAGTGCGCCCATGGAAGGCCCATTTCGTCGAGACTATCCCGGTCTTGCCTGTCGCGGCGCGGGCGAACTTTATGGCCGCCTCGACGGCCTCGGCACCCGAGTTCGAGAGGAAGGTCTTCGAAAGGCCATTGGGCGCGATCTTCGCGAGCCTGTCGAGAAGTCCCGCGCGTTCCTCCGTGAAATGGGTCTGCGGGACGTAGATCAACTTGTCGGCCTGGCGTTTGATCGCCTTGACGACGGCGTCGTTGTTGTGCCCGACGTTCAAGACACCGTAATTCGCCCCGAAATCCAGGTATTCGCGGCCTTTCGAGTCCCACACCTTGACCCCCTTGCCGCGGACGATGTCCACATGCCGCTTCGGGAACACCCCGGATTCGTGCCGCGTCTCGATCGCCTTCATTTCCTCGAGATTCATGAGATCACCGTTCCCACGCCTTCGATGGCCCGCGTGAGGGGCTTCTCGACGCTCGCCAGGGCGAGTATGACGCGAGGTACACCTGCCTCGATGGCCTCCTTGGCGCCGAGGAGTTTCTTTTTCATCCTGCCTTGGGCGAACCTCTCGATGGTCTCGTCAATGGCCGAACGGGCGATCGCCGCGATCAAGGTCGACCTGTCGCTCGGGTCGCGTAAGACCCCCGGCACGTTCGTCAAGATAACGAGCGCCTCGGCCTTCATGGCGCCCGCCACCTGCGCCGCCGCCCTGTCGGCATCGGCATTCAGGACATCGCCCTCGTGGCCCAGCACGGGGACCCCGATCACAGGGACGTATCCATGCGAAAGGAGGAGCGTCAACAACGCCGTGTTCACGCCGTCGATGGTCCCGGTGTGGTCACCGCGAAGTATCATCGTCTTGCCGTGCTCCACGGACCGTACGGTGTCCTTCCTGCGGGCCATGAGGAGCCCCCCGTCGATCCCTGAGAGGCCGACCGCGTTGATGCCGGATTTCCTCATTCCTGCCACGAGCCTTGCGTTCACTCCCGCAAGCGCCATCGTGAAGATGTCCAGCGTCTCGGAGTCCGTGAAACGAGAAACGTGGCCTGATGGGGACGTGATGAAGCGCGGTGGGTGGCCCAACTTTTCCGAGAGGACGTTCGCCGCGTCGCTACCCCCATGGACCACGACGACGTCACGGCGGCCCCGCAGGTCCTGGACGATCTTTTCGGTCGCGACGCCCGCCGCGCCCCCGATCTTCAAGACGATCACCGCCATCTTCACACCGGGTGTAGCCCCACGAAGTCGAGGCCGCTCTTTTCTGGCAGTCCCAAGGCGATGTTCATGTTCTGTACCGCTGCCCCGGCGGAGCCCTTTGTGAGGTTATCGAGCGCCGATATCACGACGAGGCGGTCCGTGCCTTCCTCGCGCTCGAAGCCGATGTCTATGAGATTGGTCCCCGCTAGCATCTTCGGCTCGGGGAGGCGGTTGATGCCGTCCCGCTCCTTGACTATCCTCACGAACGGCTCGCTTCCATACGCCTCGCGATAGAGTTTCCAGATGTCCTTCTCGGAGATCTCCTCTTTCAGGAACACGTGGCTCGTCGTGAGGATCCCACGGACCAGTTCCACCGCGTGGGCGCTGAAATGCACCGTCGGGGCCACGCCGGCCACCGTCAACTCCTGCACGACCTCCGCTGCGTGCCGGTGTCCCGTCGGGGCGTAGGCCCGGACGATGCCGCTACGCTCCGCGTGGTGTGTGCCCCTGTTCGATTCGGCGCCTCCCGCGGACGAACCGACCTTGCTGTCTATGATGACGCGCGACGGGTCGGCGATACCTCGCATGAACAGTGGCCAGAGGGGGATGATGGCGGAAGTGGCGATGCATCCGGCGCCGCTCACGATCAAGGCAGGTTTGATTTCTGCACGGTGGAGCTCGGCGATCCCATAGACGCTTCTCGAAAGGAGTTCCGGGTCCGAGTGCTCCCCGTAGTGGTGCTCGTATGTCTTCGCGTCGCGCAGGCGAAAATCCGCAGACAGGTCGAAGTAGCGGTCGCATTTGTCCATCAGTTTCCGGGCGTTCGGTGCGCTCTTTCCGTGGGGCGCGCACGACACGATCACGTCGGATTCGCCGACCTCCGAATGACGGACGTATTTGGCATCGGTGACCTTCCGTAGGTTTGGGTGCGTCGAGGAGACCGCTTTCCCCGCGAACCTGTCGCTCGTCGACTCGCCGAGTTCAACGTTTGGGTGACGTAGAAGCAGGCGTACGAGTTCGCCGCCGGTGTACCCGGAGGCGCCGACGACAGAGACGCGGAAACGGCCCGTCAATGGTCGCGCCCCGCGGTAGGACAACCGGCCTTCAACGCTTTCCCACCTCGATGACGTGGTCCATGATCTTTCCGGGGATATCGACGCCCGTCGGGGCCACGCTGTTCTTGAACTCCATCGTATAGTTGACCTCGTGGACGGTGTAGCCCGATCCCGTCTCCATGACGTCGAGCGCCAGTACGCCGCCGCCGACCGCGCGAGCGCCGGCGAGCGACATCGCGTGTAGTTCCTTGTCGATGGGGGCCTTCTCGGCGTTTCCACCGCGGGCCGTGTTCGTGATCCAATGCTCGGAACGCCGGTAGATGGCGGCGATCACCTCGTCCCCGACGACGAAGACCCGGATGTCGCGACCGGGCTTGTTCACGTACTCCTGGACGTAGAAGATGCTGTGTAGATAGGAGCCCAGCGTCGCCTTGTGCTCCACTATCGCCTCCGCCGTGTAGCGGTTGTCGATCTTCGCCATGAGCCGTCCCCACGAACCGACCACCGGTTTGAGGACACTCGGATAGCCCATCTCGTCGATGGCCTTGAGGGCGGTGTCTGGATCGAAAGCGACGCGTGTTTTCGGGGTGGGGACACCGGCCTTCGCGAGCCGTAGCGATGTTTCCCACTTGTCGCCGCAGACCCGGGCGACGTCGTACGTGTTCACGGTAGGGATTCCGTGGTGTTCGAGCGAGCGTAGCGCATAGAGGGCGTGGCTATGGCTGATGCAACGTTCGAGGACGACGTCGTAATCGTCCCATCGCCGGTTTTCGGCAAGGGAACCGCCCGGCTGCACCCTTCCGTCCGGAAAGACGCGCGGGTCGTGGACGTCGAAGATGAGTTCACGATCGTCTATGAGTTCGAGGTCTATCCCCCGCTTCTTGGCGGCGTCGATGATCATCTTCTCGTCGAGCCGGATGCGCGAGTAGAGCATGCCGACTTTCATGGCGAACGCTCCATAGGGGCCGCGTTGACCTCGTCAAGGAGACGCGTGAGCGCTGCGTCCGCGACGTCGTTGAGGCTTCGTTGCTTCACCAACGTGAGGACCTTATCCACCTCGCCATCGCTCACCTTGAACCCGAGCTCCTCCAATCGGTGACGGACGGCGTCGCGGCCAGAGAGTTTGTCCACCACCATGCGTCTTCGCCTGCCTACAAGGTGGGCGGGGATGGATTCGTAATGGGCCGGGTCCTGGAGCACGGCGGAGACGTGGAGTCCCGCGTTGTGGCTGAACGCGTTGCGCCCCACTATCGGGGCCTGTGGGCTCAAAGGTATGCGGCTGTGGACCTCGACCACTTCGGAGAGGCGCGGCAGGAGCTCCAGCTTCCACGGGTTGTCGGCCCCGAGGCGAAGCTTCAGTGCGGCGGCCGTCTCCGCGAGGGGGGCGATCCCGGTGCGTTCGCCGAGTCCGTTCACGGAGACGTCGACGACCACGGCGCCCGCTTCGACGGCGGCGAGGCTGTTCGCGACCGCCATGCCAAGGTCGTTGTGGCAGTGCATCGACACCGGTGCGTGCACCTCGTCGATCAACCGTTGGACGAAATCATAGGTGCGCCTGGGCGTCATGAACCCGGTCGTGTCCGCGATGCCTATCCTGTCCGCACCAGCCTCCCTTGCGGCGCGGGCCACGCGTACGACTTTCGAGAAGTCGCTTCGGACGGTGTCTTCCGGCGTGTAGCGCACCTTCACGCCCCGTTCCTTGGCGTAGGCGACGCAATCGCTGATGAGCGACACGGCCTGGTCCACGTTCTTCCTGAACTGACTTTCGAGCCTGCGGTCGGCGACGCTGAAGAAGATGCCTACCCAATCGGCGCCGGCCTCCACCGCTTTGTCGATGTCGGCGCGCATCGCCCTCGAGTGCGCGACGATCTCCGCGTCGAGCCCCGCTCCGGCGACTTCCTTCACAGCCCGGAAGATCTCGCTCGAGACGGCCGGATGGCCCGCCTCGATGAATTCGACGCCGAACCCGTCCAAGAGGCTTGCGATCTCCAGTTTCTCCTCGACGCTGAAGGAGACGCCGGGCGTCTGTTCGCCCTCTCGCAAGGTGCTGTCGAGCAGTTTCACCATGTTCGCCTATTCGCCCCAGTCTTCCTTCTCTTCGGGCGCGTGCTCGAATTCGACGGGCGTGAGGTTCACGACCTCCAGTTCCACCCCGCAGTCGGGGCAACCTATGATCTCGCCCACCACCGGTTCCTTCGTCGCTATCTCGTACCCGCATTCTATGCATTCGGCCATCTTAGGCACCTCCGTCAACGCTTGTCATCTCCTTCAATACCAGTCGGCTCCTTGTCGAGGAAACCTCTTTCATCTGGCGCACCCGCTCGACGATCTCGTTCAGCGAGTCCGTGGCCGGGACACCGATGAGGACGAGGATGTCGTTCTCGCCAGCCACTTCCCAGACGTTTTCGACGCCGCGCCAGGAAGCGATGAGGCGCGAAACGTGGTCCGTGGGGACGTTGGCGTTGACTTTGACCTCGACGAGTGCCTTGATCGTGGACCCGCCGGTGCGAAGCGTGAATTGGCGGATGCTCCCGTCGGCCACGAGCTTCTTCACCCGGGCCCGGATGGTGCCTTCGCTGGTCTTGAGGCGTGTTGCGATCTCCACGTAGGGTTCTCGGGCGTTACGCCGCAGCATCTCTATGATTTCCGCATCCAATGCATCCATGAAACCACCGTTTTTCGTAGGAGGGATGCGAGAACCACGGTGTACTACATAAATATTTTCCCGGATTCGCACCACTCTTGTGGAAAACAGAGTCTTGTCCTGTGGCGGCCCACGAAAATGGTGGCACGCACCCGGGCGGCCACAGCGCGTGCCTATTCCTTCTGGTCCTTGGCCCGTTTCTCCCGTTCAGCGTCGGCCTTCGAAACGATGGTCGCCGGCGGCCCCGCGTCCTTCATTCCGCGTAGCGCGGCCTGGCTTTTCATGACAGGTTCGGTGCCGGTTTTCGCG
Proteins encoded in this window:
- a CDS encoding aspartate aminotransferase family protein, coding for MNLEEMKAIETRHESGVFPKRHVDIVRGKGVKVWDSKGREYLDFGANYGVLNVGHNNDAVVKAIKRQADKLIYVPQTHFTEERAGLLDRLAKIAPNGLSKTFLSNSGAEAVEAAIKFARAATGKTGIVSTKWAFHGRTFGALSATYKPEYREPFGPLVPGFSFVTHGSNGELEKAVTSETAAFIIEVVQGEGGVRIVPPDYLRAARRITSAVGALLIIDEIQSGLGRTGRMWALDHFGGEPDIVCVAKSIAGGLPAGATLMRPEVATLPVAAHGNTFGGSPLVCAAANATLDYIVENDLPARAAKMGDALLSGLRSLKSPKIRETRGLGLMCALELRERAGPVLTALIDEGVICLPAGATTIRLLPPLVVEQDQIDFALSRIDRVLSTGS
- the lysX gene encoding lysine biosynthesis protein LysX — encoded protein: MKVGMLYSRIRLDEKMIIDAAKKRGIDLELIDDRELIFDVHDPRVFPDGRVQPGGSLAENRRWDDYDVVLERCISHSHALYALRSLEHHGIPTVNTYDVARVCGDKWETSLRLAKAGVPTPKTRVAFDPDTALKAIDEMGYPSVLKPVVGSWGRLMAKIDNRYTAEAIVEHKATLGSYLHSIFYVQEYVNKPGRDIRVFVVGDEVIAAIYRRSEHWITNTARGGNAEKAPIDKELHAMSLAGARAVGGGVLALDVMETGSGYTVHEVNYTMEFKNSVAPTGVDIPGKIMDHVIEVGKR
- a CDS encoding N-acetyl-gamma-glutamyl-phosphate reductase — encoded protein: MTGRFRVSVVGASGYTGGELVRLLLRHPNVELGESTSDRFAGKAVSSTHPNLRKVTDAKYVRHSEVGESDVIVSCAPHGKSAPNARKLMDKCDRYFDLSADFRLRDAKTYEHHYGEHSDPELLSRSVYGIAELHRAEIKPALIVSGAGCIATSAIIPLWPLFMRGIADPSRVIIDSKVGSSAGGAESNRGTHHAERSGIVRAYAPTGHRHAAEVVQELTVAGVAPTVHFSAHAVELVRGILTTSHVFLKEEISEKDIWKLYREAYGSEPFVRIVKERDGINRLPEPKMLAGTNLIDIGFEREEGTDRLVVISALDNLTKGSAGAAVQNMNIALGLPEKSGLDFVGLHPV
- a CDS encoding [LysW]-aminoadipate kinase — encoded protein: MIVLKIGGAAGVATEKIVQDLRGRRDVVVVHGGSDAANVLSEKLGHPPRFITSPSGHVSRFTDSETLDIFTMALAGVNARLVAGMRKSGINAVGLSGIDGGLLMARRKDTVRSVEHGKTMILRGDHTGTIDGVNTALLTLLLSHGYVPVIGVPVLGHEGDVLNADADRAAAQVAGAMKAEALVILTNVPGVLRDPSDRSTLIAAIARSAIDETIERFAQGRMKKKLLGAKEAIEAGVPRVILALASVEKPLTRAIEGVGTVIS
- the lysS gene encoding homocitrate synthase, which produces MVKLLDSTLREGEQTPGVSFSVEEKLEIASLLDGFGVEFIEAGHPAVSSEIFRAVKEVAGAGLDAEIVAHSRAMRADIDKAVEAGADWVGIFFSVADRRLESQFRKNVDQAVSLISDCVAYAKERGVKVRYTPEDTVRSDFSKVVRVARAAREAGADRIGIADTTGFMTPRRTYDFVQRLIDEVHAPVSMHCHNDLGMAVANSLAAVEAGAVVVDVSVNGLGERTGIAPLAETAAALKLRLGADNPWKLELLPRLSEVVEVHSRIPLSPQAPIVGRNAFSHNAGLHVSAVLQDPAHYESIPAHLVGRRRRMVVDKLSGRDAVRHRLEELGFKVSDGEVDKVLTLVKQRSLNDVADAALTRLLDEVNAAPMERSP
- the lysW gene encoding lysine biosynthesis protein LysW; translated protein: MAECIECGYEIATKEPVVGEIIGCPDCGVELEVVNLTPVEFEHAPEEKEDWGE
- a CDS encoding Lrp/AsnC family transcriptional regulator; the encoded protein is MDALDAEIIEMLRRNAREPYVEIATRLKTSEGTIRARVKKLVADGSIRQFTLRTGGSTIKALVEVKVNANVPTDHVSRLIASWRGVENVWEVAGENDILVLIGVPATDSLNEIVERVRQMKEVSSTRSRLVLKEMTSVDGGA
- a CDS encoding [LysW]-lysine hydrolase, with amino-acid sequence MKEDGSTAQATSSGRSLALLKGLVDIESPAGGEKEACGFLEEQMLDLGLDASIDGIGNVVGTAGTGKTTLLLLGHIDTYPGRIPVRVEGRHLWGRGSVDAKGPLAAFTVAASRFVDDARLKVIVIGAVGEEGDSRGAHFAAPRYAPTAIIIGEPSGVSGITIGYKGSTKIRYRLRQAEAHTGLGERSPAEQAVAFWEAILSKYPKNGARAGFNDVTPTLKEFRTARDGLDAGVEMLIDVRTPPGFDRVAFESHVSSSRDAATIEYAEAVDAVLSGKSNPLVSAMISSMRANGIAPTFLKKTGTADMNILSKAHPGVPIIAYGPGDSSLDHTPLERLDLEEYLAAIRVLSGALDAFADRASR